The Psychrobacter sp. P11G3 genomic interval AATGGGTACTGGCCAGTAACAATAAAGGCAAATTGGCTGAGTTGAAACGGCTATTTGCCGAAGCGAACTTGGACGTGACGATTGTCCCGCAAGGTCAGCTTGATATCGAAGATGCCATCGAGGATGGTTTAAGCTTTGTAGAAAACGCCATTATCAAAGCCCGTCATGCGAGCCGTATCAGTGGACTGCCTGCGATTGCTGATGATTCAGGACTGTGCGTGCCTGTACTAGGTAATGCGCCAGGTATCTACTCTGCTCGCTATGCTGGTGAACATGGCAACGATAGTAAAAACAATGCCAAGCTCATCGCTGACTTGCAGCCTATCCGCGCAGCAGAGCCGGATATT includes:
- the rdgB gene encoding RdgB/HAM1 family non-canonical purine NTP pyrophosphatase, with translation MSTTDTSLTATNPTSGNQWVLASNNKGKLAELKRLFAEANLDVTIVPQGQLDIEDAIEDGLSFVENAIIKARHASRISGLPAIADDSGLCVPVLGNAPGIYSARYAGEHGNDSKNNAKLIADLQPIRAAEPDIPIKGMFVCVLAMVRHADDPLPIVAQGLWHGEISETAHGDGGFGYDPLFWLPDLQASAASLSAADKNSISHRGQAIQQLLAQLPL